The region attgatatcagattttcgcccctgctcagactgtccgcaataggctgagataggctggactgagggcttgtaggcctgttgtaaggcagggcctcaccagacatcaccggcaacaacgttgagcacaaacccaccatcgctggaccagacaggactggcaaaaagtgctcttcactgacgagtctcggttttgtctcaccaggggtgatggttggattcgcatttatcgtcgaaggaatgagcgttacaccgagacctgtactctggagcgggatcaatttggaggtggagggtccgtcatgatctggggcggtgtgtcacagcatcatcggactgagcttgttgtcattgcaggctagggccattccccccagaatgtccgggaacttgcaggtgccatggtggaagagtggggtaacatctcacaggacgaactggcaaatctggtgcaatccatgagaaggagatgcactgcagtacttaatgcagctggtggccacaccagatactgactgttacttttgattttgccccccccccctttgttcagggacacattattcaatttctgttagtcacatgtctgtggaacttgttcagtttatgtctcagttgttgaatcttgttatgttcatacaaatatttacatgttaagttagctgaaaataaacgcagttgacagtgagaggaaatttctttttttgctgagtttgtgtatgtgactaataaaattgtatttgattttagcctctctctctctcaatctttcaTCTATTTACATCGGATAATTTGTGAGGAAAATGTCACAACAGACTGAAAACCGAAATCATATTGCCTACAGTCTATACAACCCAGTATACTGTATATCTTTACTGTGGAAGGTCAATTTTTGCAAAAAGCAAATCGTGGCAGCCTGCAGATGATGTCAAATtgtggctcccgagtggtgcagcggtctaaggcactgcatctcagtgctagaagcgtcactacagaccgaCTGTCGAcactacaggctgtatcacaaccgggagtcccattgggagtcccatagggtgacgcacaattggcccagcgtggtccgggttagggtttggccggggtaggctgtcattgtacataagagtttgttcttaactgacttgcctggttaaataaatgtaaataaaaagtATTGCTGAGTCTACCAAAATCATAAGCTTCATACAACTGCgctattttttttattcaaactttatttaactaggcaagccagttaagaacaaattcttacttacaacaCCAGCCTACCCCggcgacgctgggtcaattgtgcaccgccctatggaactcccaatcatggTTGGATGatattcagcctggattcaaaccaggaactgtagtgacgcatcttgcactgagatgcagtgccttagaccactacgccactcgggagcctgactgcactgtactgtaggcCACTTGTATAAGTATGCATTTCCCCTCTGACTGCAGTATATCCTAAGTACATGTACAAGACAAAATACATCTTTAACACATTTAACCTCTTCCAGTTTCTAATAAATTACAATCTATCAATTTTGAATGTTTCGTAAAGGAGGTTGTAGTGTCTTGGTCTGGCCACAAGAAGGCAGTGTAAGCACAGAAATAAAGGATTACGTGAGGAACCACTCTTAAGGCCTAAAACTGGGCGTCACTATGTGTGTTCCTGTCTTGtcacaacacgcacacacacgcacacacacaccagtcatcgTAAATCATCTCCACTAcgatgacataatgacatttaACTAATCCCTTGGTTTTAGAGGGATTTAAGCCAAATCATTAATATAGATAATAGATTACATGTAAATAAATCAGCCCTATGTGGAAGAATTCAAATTGTGGCGACAATCACAATAGTTCTACATAAAAAATAAACTGCATTAGAATCGCAAAATTATTCACTTTCATAATATATTAAATCGATGTATTTTGACCTTACATCGactaagataaacagagtaaggtgtttacaccCTATTGAATAACCTGGAATAGGCCATAACCATTTCAACAtcgaattattagtgtgcatATATTATCAATTTGTAAGGATTTGCTGGCGTGTGACTTCTTGCCCAAATACTAATGGTACAAAGGGAATAGCCTACGAAGTTACTAAACAAAGTTTACTAACAATTGTCTGTGTTCTCCTTGCTGTCATCTCCCTGTCAATCAGAATTTAAAGTCACCCAATCAAATGTACTTTCTTCAATCATTTGAATGTCAGTAGTCCACTAAAAACGGTGAAATTGGACACCTAGCATTTTTCGTTACTTCTTCAGCCGGTAATTTCTCTCCACCCCTCATCTTTCTTGCTCCCTGTGTGTCCTTACCGAAAAGCCGTGAAATTCCTGAAGGTTTATGcttttgttattattgttttgGCACACAAATCAGTGTATTTTCTCGGCTACTAAAAACCGTTATAACTTTTAGGAAGTTTCTAACGTAACTGCGCCACTTGTAACAAACGTTCATTTCAATCATAGCCACGTTGGATAGTCTTGCAGTTCAACGCCCTACTCCGGTTAAAGTGAGAAAGAAATCCAGAATTAAGGAACCGGGGAATAAAAATAAGGGTGGAAagtaaggagggagagaaggaaggagaataAAGGGAAACTAGCAAGATTTTTTGCTCAAGAGAAGAGATAGAAAGTTATGTGGGCACAATCATCGTCTCCCCCGGTTTGACAGCGCAAGACGTTTCTACTCCTGGGGGAATTTGGTAAGTGATTCTGATAGCCAATGATCGATTGTGTAACCCAATAGCTAACTAAACAATATACTTATGTCCTACTTCTATCGATACGTGTCATGTGTCACTTCTCGTTTTCTTTAGGCTACCCTAAGACCTAAACACTCACGCCTTTCTAGTATTTCAGTCCTGAAAACACTTTATCCTTTATAtaactttatttattttattttattatatgaTTATGCAGTCTTGCACTGTAcacacttcaaatcaaatgttattggtcacatacacatatttagcagatgtcattgcagggtgtagcgaaatgcttgtgttcctagctccaacagtgcagtaatatctaacaatacacatctaaaagtaaaagaatggcatcaagaaatattaggacgagcaatgtcggggTCCGTtgtatacatatacatgtatacactgaaaaaaataaacgcaacatgcaacaattaacgactttacaattcatataaggaaatcagtcaattgaaatgaattcattaggtcctaatctacgGATTTGACATGACTAGGCAGGGGCATAGCCATGGGTgggcttgtagcatcatacccaagaagacccgaggctgtaatcgctgccaaagatgtttcaacaaagtagtgagtaaatgtgatatttccgggtttttttatataaatttgctaaaatgtataaaaacctatttttgcttcatcattatggggtattgtgtgtagattgataaggtgGGGAacaattcaatacatttttagaataaggctgtaacataacaaaatgtggaaaaagtcgaggggtctgaataatttccgaatgcactgtgatatatatatatatacactaccgttcaaaagtttggggtcacttagaaatgtccttgtttttgaaagagaagctaatttttggtccattaaaataacatcaaattgatcataaagacatggtagacattgttaatgttgtaaatgactattgtagctggaaacggcagatttttaaagttatatctatataggcgtacagaggcccattatcagcaaccatcactcctgtgttccaatggcacgttgtgttagctaacccaagtttatcattttaaaaggctaattgatcattagaaaaccctttggcaatgatgttagcacaacagaaaactgttgtgctgattaaagatgcaataaaactgaccttctttagactagttgagtatctggagcatcagaatttgtggttttgattacaggctcaaaatggccagaaacaaagaactttcttctgaaacttgtcagtctattcttgttctgagaaatgaaggctattccatgcaagaaattgccaagaaactgaagatctcgtacaacgctgtgtactactcccttcacagaacagtgcaaactggctctaaccagaatagaaagagaagtgggaggccctggtgcgcaactgagcaagaggacaagtacattagagtgtctagtttgagaaacagacgcgactccgggatgctggccttctaggcagagttcctctgtccagtgtctgtgttcttttgcccatcttaatcttttctttttattggccagtctgagatatggcttattctttgcaactctgcctagaaggctagcatcccgaagtcgcctcttcactattgacGTTGAGGCTAGTgtttagtactttaaagtatttttacttaagtactttacaccactgctgttgCCACATAATAGACACTGTTAACATAGTATCATTATTACATTGGAACTCTTGATATTAGTTTTCCAAGGATTCAGTATGTTCCATGTCAATTTtccatgggctcccgagtggtgcagcggtctaaggcactgcatctcagtgctcaaGGCGTCACTAcataccctggttcgattccaggctgtatcacaaccagcccagattgggagtcccatagggcggcgcacaattggcccagcatcgatcgtccgggttaggatttggccggggtaggccgtcattgtaataagaatttgttattaactgacttgcctagttaaaggttcaaTCAAATATTTTATAAACAAACGTATTTAgtctctcctctgttgtcactaaCTTCAAGTCATCCTAAAATATGTTCCTTTGAATAATGTTTATAGCTTCTTCAAAGTCAAATTGTTTCCTTGCATATCATCATTTTGAAGTAGCAGGCCTAACACCAAGCAGTGTAATATAGTTGTTAAAACAGTAGGTTCATATATTTGTTTATAACCTGTTTATAAAGTATTAATAAACAACTATTTAGTCTTTCTGTTATACCAACAGAACCGCCCCCTTCTCCCCATAGCAGTGTGAaatctctctcctactgacacgagatggagggagtgaaggagagagagagggagcggggagaggagaaagagagcgacgagacggaggaagaggagaaagagagcgacgAGGCTGAAGAGgaagatgatgaagaggaggaggatgaagatgcAGAGGGAGCAGCGTTGGTGTGGCAGGAGGGCTCGTACGGAGAGGATGACATGGGCCTACCCATAATGCACTGGGAGGCACTGAGCCTGCGCATCGCCGAGCtagagaaacaggaagaggaaaagagagagaagacaaaggtgtgtgtttgtgtcaggggTTACAGTTGAATGCTGTCTGTTATTTATGGATGGGGGCAGGTGTTTTTGGACAGGCAGAGGAGATGGGGACATAGAGAGCAGAGGGGGATGAGGTGGGAGAAGGCAAGGGTCAGGGTTTGAATACTGTCAGTTACTTATGGATGGGGACAGGTGATGCAGTTTAGGCCTGTGATCTGTTTGTTGGAGGGAAGTGTGCTATATGTATCAGTGAAGCTGTGTTACAAACAAACAAATGTTTCCATGAATGGAATTTCTTTAAGTCAAGTGCTTTGTTCAGTGGCTAGTTTTGCATTGAAAGCAGTGATGTAGTTCAacataaaataacatgggtaaacgCTGGTCACAGTGGCTAAAGTACTTTTAAAGTGTGTTTCTGAAATAGAAAATAGGTGGCTCAACACTCACTCAAAATAAAAAAGGTGCTGAAACAGCATTTTAACCCTAcactggggcggcagcgtagcctagtggttagagcgttggactagtaactgaaaggttgcaaattcaaatccctgagctgacaaggtaaaaatctgtcgttctgcccctgaacaaggcagttaacccactgtttctaggctctcattgaaaataagaatttgttcttaactaacttggctagttaaatacattttaaaaactacATCTCTTGTTGAAAGACACTACATACACAATAGTTAGTAACTAAAGTTAGGTTTTACATACAAGGGATACCCTCCATATCTTGCGCTTCCTAAATCTGATTCATCTCCAGTCTTCCAGTGTCCTGGAACGAGGGAAGATGCTGTCCATGAGCcggccaggagagagagatggagggaagagtaAAGAGAGCTGGGAGGACGGAGGAGAGGCGGAGGACTGCAATAGCCGCGTGACAGCCCTGACCGCTCGGTACGAAGCATGGCGCTGTCTACGAAACAGAATGTTATGTTGGTAAATGTTATAGTAAAAGTACAGTAGCCAGGCAGATAGTAATGCAGCAACCCTGGCATTGATAAACATGATGTCTTTGAACAGTTCTTTTAATGGTTGAATGAATAAACTAAAACGACATCTAGACCGATGAATAAACTAAAACGACATCTAGACCGATTACTAAACTAAAACGACATCTAGACCGATGAATAAACTAAAACGACATCTAGACCGATTACTAAACTAAAACGACATCTAGACCGATGAATAAACTAAAACGACATCTAGACCGATGAATAAACTAAAACGACATCTAGACCGATTACTAAACTAAAACGACATCTAGACCGATGAATAAACTAAAACGACATCTAGACCGATGAATAAACTAAAACGACATCTAGACAGATGAATAAACTAAAACGACATCTAGACCGATGAATAAACTAAAACGACATCTAGACCGATGAATAAACTAAAACGACATCTAGACCGATGAATAAACTAAAACGACATCTAGACCGATTACTAAACTAAAACGACATCTAGACCGATGATTAAACTAAAACGACATCTAGACCGATGAATAAACTAAAACGACATCTAGACCGATGAATAAACTAAAACGACATCTAGACCGATGAATAAACTAAAACGACATCTAGACAGATGAATAAACTAAAACGACATCTAGACCGATGAATAAACTAAAACGACATCTAGACTGATGAATAAACTAAAACGACATCTAGACCGATGAATAAACTAAAACGACATCTAGACCGATGAATAAACTAAAACGACATCTAGACCGATGAATAAACTAAAACGACATCTAGACCGATGAATAAACTAAAACGACATCTAGACCGATGATTAAACTAAAACGACATCTAGACCGATGAATAAACTAAAACGACATCTAGACTGATGAATAAACTAAAACGACATCTAGACTGATGAATAAACTAAAACGACATCTAGACCGATGAATAAACTAAAACGACATCTAGACCGATGAATAAACTAAAACGACATCTAGACCGATGAATAAACTAAAATGACATCTAGACCGATGAATAAACTAAACGACATCTAGACTGATGAATTAACTAAAACGACATCTAGACCGATGAATAAACTAAAACGACATCTAGACTGATGAATTAACTAAAACGACATCTAGACCGATGAATAAACTAAAACGACATCTAGACTGATGAATTAACTAtgtcacgctggtataaaggattttggcgacaggcgcaggaatacacaataagggtttttaatacacccaaaacaaacacgtatacaaaaatactgggctgtacccaaacaaaagagtgaggatAAACCTTGTTGAACGACACAGGACGATACctgtatacactatatatatatatagcacgcagcataacagctgcaccaccgcataggtactcacaccaccaatggacatgggaacaataaccgacaaagGTGTACGTTatcagacaagacagtccggggttgatgaTAATGGAACCAGGTGTATGTTatcagacaagacagtccggggttgatgaTAATGGAACCAGGTGTATGTTATCAGACAAGACAGTCTGGGGTTGATGATAATGGAACCAGGTGTACGTTatcagacaagacagtccggggttgatgaTAATGGAACCAGGTGTATGTTATCAGACAAGACAGTCTGGGGTTGATGATAATGGAACCAGGTGTATGTTATCAGACAAGACAGTCTGGGGTTGATGATAATGGAACCAGGTGTACGTTATCAGACAAGACAGTCTGGGGTTGATGATAATGGAACCAGGTGTACGTTATCAGACAAGACAGTCTGGGGTTGATGATAATGGAACCAGGTGTATGTTATCAGACAAGACAGTCTGGGGTTGATGATAATGGAACCAGGTGTATGTTATCAGACAAGACAGTCTGGGGTTGATGAtaatggaaccaggtgtgtgtaatcagacaaGACAGTCTGGGGTTGATGATAATGGAACCAtgtgtgtgtaatcagacaagacagtccggggttgatgataatgaatcccgttcagtgaagcctagaaagccggtgacgtagacctccagaactggtgaacagaatgagcagcagtaccaggGGGATTCGTGACAAACTACATCTAGACCGATGAATAAACTAAAACGACATCTAGACCGATGAATAAACTAAAACGACATCTAGACAGATTACTAAACTAAAACGACATCTAGACCGATGAATAAACTAAAACGACATCTAGACCGATGAATAAACTAAAACAACATCTAGACCGATGAATAAACTAAAACGACATCTAGACAGATTACTAAACTAAAACGACATCTAGACAGATTACTAAACTAAAACGACATCTAGACAGATTACTAAACTAAAACGACATCTAGACCGATTACTAAACTAAAACGACATCTAGACCGATGAATAAACTAAAACGACATCTAGACCGATGAATAAACTAAAACGACATCTAGACCGATGAATAAACTAAAACGACATCTAGACCGATGAATAAACTAAAACGACATCTAGACCGATGAATAAACTAAAACGACATCTAGACCGATGAATAAACTAAAACTACATCTAGACTTCTCCCTCCGTTTCATCACACAAGTGGGATTTGTTTATGATTCTAACACCAAAAAAATGGTTCGTCCTCCTCAGTCTTTCAAATCAGATGAACCTCCAGCTGTGCTTCATCAATGACAGCGGGagcgaagaagaggaggaggattctGCAGTAACGATTTGCACAAAGGTAAGTACACACTCAAAAGGTAAGGTCAGTCGTAGGTAGAGTGCTACAACTCATATCAATCAGAAAGAAAATAAAGTTTTATTTTATTCCAGATCTCGATCTTAAAGCCCTGTCACCATTTTGTTTTGGCCACTCCAGAATCCCAAAATGGCGGTAAAGAATGGTTCCAACGGTTCCAACGTGCAGGTGTCCCAGCAGCCCCAGTCCCCGGCTGCAGCCAAAAGCAAATCATCAGGCTTCAAGGCTGCGCTGAGTGCACTCAAAAACAAGCTGAGAACAGAGCAGAaacaggaggtgagagagagtaTAGGTTTAAGCAATATGGCGCTTGCTTTCCCTTGCCTTCTGATACAACCCTTGACATCTACCCGAGGGGTTAGGAAGGAGGGACAAAGGGCTGATCATCATACTGTCCTCAAGGCCCACAGTGTTTGGTTCTTCGGTTTTATCCTCAGTTATCTTATATTCTGCCCTTCACTGTGTCTCAGAGCCTAACCATTTATTCTGCCCTTCACCACGTCCCCTGTGTCTCAGAGCCTAACCACTTATTCTGCCCTTCACCATGTCCCCTGTGTCTCAGAGCCTAACCAGTTATTCTGCCCTTCACCATGTCCCCTGTGTCTCAGAGCCTAACCAGTTATTCTGCCCTTCACCATGTCCCCTGTGTCTCAGAGCCTAACCAGTTATTCTGCCCTTCACCATGTCCCCTGTGTCTCAGAGCCTAACCAGTTATTCTGCCCTTCATCATGTCCCCTGTGTCTCAGAGCCTAACCAGTTATTCTGCCCTTCACCATGTCCCCTTTGTCTCAGAGCTTAACCAGTTTTTCTGCCCTTCACTCTGTTCCCTGTGTCTCAGAGCCTAACCAGTTATTCTGCCCTTCACCATGTCCCCTGTGTCTCAGAGCCTAACCAGTTATTCTGCCCTTCACCATGTCCCCTGTGTCTCAGAGCCTAACCAGTTATTCTGCCCTTCACCATGTCCCCTTTCTCTCAGAGCCTAACCAGTTATTCTGCCCTTCACCATGTCCCCTGTGTCTCAGAGCCTAACCAGTTATTCTGCCCTTCATCATGTCCCCTGTGTCTCAGAGCCTAACCAGTTATTCTGCCCTTCACCATGTCCCCTGTGTCTCAGAGCCTAACCAGTTATTCTGCCCTTCACCATGTCCCCTGTGTCTCAGAGCCTAACCAGTTATTCTGCCCTTCATCATGTCCCCTGTGTCTCAGAGCCTAACCAGTTATTCTGCCCTTCACCATGTCCCCTGTGTCTCAGAGCCTAACCAGTTATTCTGCCCTTCACCATGTCCCCTGTGTCTCAGAGCCTAACCAGTTATTCTGCCCTTCACCATGTCCCCTGTGTCTCAGAGCCTAACCAGTTATTCTGCCCTTCACCATGTCCCCTGTGTCTCAGAGCCTAGCGTGTGGTGATCCACTGTTGAAGAATAGAAAACGAGACCGTAGTGACCTGCAGGCCTTCAGTCTCAAAGATCTCAACACTCACATAAACACTCTCAATAAGGCAATACAAGGTGAGGGTCACTCAGCTAATACACTGGATATAGTTTGATTTTAGATATAGGCTGCATTATATTTGATAGATGCAGTATATTTCACCTTTTTCATGAAGAAGTTATACCAGCCTAATTATTTTACCTTCATTTCACCTTTGTCAAATGATCTGTAAAACACTGCCTTAGACCTtacgttttgtgtgtgtgtgtgtgtgtgtgtgtgtcatcagacCTGAGCACTGAGCTGGTGGTTCACCTCCAGGCTCGAGACCAGCTGAGGACGAAACAGGACGCCATGCTGCTGGAGGTACAGGATATGACATCACTCTGACCCAGTCCCAGGCAAGACGGGGGACAGTTTGTGCCGTGGATTTTGTACTAGAAATTCCTCCCCAGGGTTCTATCTCTATGAGGAGGCCCATCACCATAGAATCCTTGTaatcattctaattctatggtgAGTCGTCATCACATAAAATAGAATCCTGGTGTCTGTGATGTCACAATGAATCGATGACGGATTAGACACCGCTTCTTCAAACGAAAGGATGAGTCAAATCACTGTGAAGAGACTGCATCACTCCTAAAGACTTTTGAATTGAATTGCACAGCGTTTTGTTTTTCTTTTTATACCCATTGagcaaaactggttgaaatgacGTCATTACACCCAGTTTTACATTCATTATGACATCACGTCAACCAGTTTTGTTTGCCctctgtgtttttttgttgttgtgggaaATCAAATGTGTCTGTCTGGACTGTTAATGTTTTAGTGTTTTAGGGGGAAATAACTGGAAAATTATAAGGGATTAATAAACTACCATTGCTTCCAATGGAGTGATCAAGCTCTTATGTCATTGTCATCCAAGTGTTGAAATGTAATGGTTGTTTGCTAGCACATTATTTGAACTATGCGTCACATTACATCAAATAAAAATGATTCTGATTGCATCATAatcatctaaccactaggctaccggggtggcaggtagcctagtggttagagtgtaggggcggcaggtagactagtggttagagtgtaggggtggcaggtatcctagtggttagagtgtaggggcggcaggtagcctagtggttagagtgtaggggcgacaggtagactggtggttagagtgtaggggcgacaggtagactagtggttagagtgtaggggtggcaggtagactagtggttagagtgtaggggcggcaggtagactagtggttagagtgtaggggtgacaggtaccctagtggttagagtgtaggggtgacaggtagcctagtggttagagtgtaggggtgacaggtagactagtggttagagtgtaggggcggcaggtagactagtggttagagtgtaggggtgacaggtaccctagtggttagagtgtaggggtgacaggtaccctagtggttagagtgtaggggtgacaggtaccctagtggttagagtgtaggggtgacaggtagactagtggttagagtgtaggggtgacaggtagactagtggttagagtgtaggggcgacaggtagactagtggttagagtgtaggggcggcaggtagactagtggttagagtgtaggggtgacaggtactctagtggttagagtgtaggggtgacaggtagtctagtggttagagtgtaggggtggcaggtagactagtggttagtgttgctaggccaaatccccgagctgacaaggtaaaaacctctCATTCTgctgctgaacaaggcagttaacccactgttcctaggccgtcattgtaaataacagtttgttattaactgacctgcctggttaaataaaataataataatgagtgtTATGACGTAGAGGTCAAACAAAGTGTTACCGATTGTTTTTATTCTTGTTGTTTGGACACCTTTAATTGTTTGTTTAGATGAATGTTGTCGGTAAACATGTCATTGTCTTCAGTTCTGTCTCCTGAATGTTTTAATGTATGATGATCGTCAAAGGAGTCAGTCACAGAAAGGGACATTACTAAAACCAAACAGGAGAACAAAGTAGCGTGAGCACAGCTCAACTCAATGACTTGGGGCTATTGAAAGGAGTATTATATCAGCCTGTGTACATGGTGGTTATAATGAACACAACGTCTACCGATCAGCCGACCGACAAGGTCCCTGAGCAAGGTTCCTGTTTGGGACTGTTGTCATAATACAGTTCTGTGAGGGAGtaacacacagataaacacacacacacactcacatagatatacacacacactcacatagatatacacacacacacacacacacatagatatacacacacacactcacatagatatatacacacacacacacacattagatatacacacaaacacacacagatatacacaaacacacacacacacagatagatatacacaaacacacatacacacacatagatagatatACACATGCATTcatagatatacacacacatgcaaagatatgcacacacacacacatacaaacacatatacacacacacacacagggagcgtTGGGATTGTGTGCTGGTTTACATGCATTTACACGTCATCACAGGAGTGAGTTTGATGTCACTTCCTTTTGACATTCTATTCTACAATCATTTTGTATTGAATAAACAGTTTGTCAATGATACATATGTAGGTGTGCTAGTGCTATTTTgcatgtagctgtatctatagATTAATTAAGTAAGTAGTTATTTGCGTAATGTATTTAGCACGGATGTAAATTGTATACATTGCCCTGGTCACAGTTTGCCTTAACCAAATGTCTAGATCAGCAAAataggaggaagggggagggagggagggagggagggacaggatgagagagaggggggagggagggagggagggagggagggagggagagagtgatagagggacaggatgagagagaggggggagggagggactgtGTCACAGAGCCAGAGACACAAAGAAAGGGATGAGGTAGAGGAGCCAAAA is a window of Salmo salar chromosome ssa18, Ssal_v3.1, whole genome shotgun sequence DNA encoding:
- the LOC106577884 gene encoding cilia- and flagella-associated protein 251, yielding MEGVKERERERGEEKESDETEEEEKESDEAEEEDDEEEEDEDAEGAALVWQEGSYGEDDMGLPIMHWEALSLRIAELEKQEEEKREKTKSSSVLERGKMLSMSRPGERDGGKSKESWEDGGEAEDCNSRVTALTARLSNQMNLQLCFINDSGSEEEEEDSAVTICTKNPKMAVKNGSNGSNVQVSQQPQSPAAAKSKSSGFKAALSALKNKLRTEQKQESLACGDPLLKNRKRDRSDLQAFSLKDLNTHINTLNKAIQDLSTELVVHLQARDQLRTKQDAMLLEVQDMTSL